The window GAGGAAGGGCGTCGACTGTACGGTCCTCACCGCTCCCGGCGAGCACGAGGGCGACTCGTCACGGTCACCGACGGCGTACGCGAAGTTCTATTCGAAGGTCCTCGCCGAGGTCCGCTCGACGGAGTACGACCTGGTACACGCCAACTACGGCCTCGTCGCACCGCTCGCGGTCGCACAACCGGTCCGGCCGATCGTCCTCACGCTGTGGGGAACCGATCTGCTGGGCGAACAGTCGTGGCTCCGGTCGCTCAGCCGGTTCGGCGCCCGATGGGCCGACGCCGCGATCGTACCGAGCCGGCCCATGTCCCGCGAACTCGAGGTCGACCACGAACTGCTCCCGTTCGCGGTCGACACCGACCTGTTCAGGCCGATCCCGCGGGAGACCGCCCGCACGTGCGTCGGCTGGGAGTCGGACCGACCGATCGCGCTGTTCCCGTACGACCGCACCCGGGCGGTGAAGGACTTCCCGCGGGCGAAACGGATCGTCGAGCGCGCGGACGTCGACGTCGACCTCCGGCCGGTCTCCGGCGTCGCGTACGAGGAGATGCCCTACTACATGAACGCGAGCGACGTGCTTCTCGTCACCTCGCGCCGGGAGAGCGGCCCGATGGTCGTCAAGGAAGCGGCCGCGTGTAACCTGCCGATCGTCTCGACCGACGTCGGGTTCGTTCGCGAGACGGTCGACGGCGTGACGAACTGCGTCGTCGGCGACGATGACGGGGAACTCGTCGACGGCCTCGAGCGCGTTCTCGCGGACGGGAAGCGAACGGACGCCCGCGAGTCGATCGACGGGCTCGGACTCGATGCGTTCGGTGACCGTCTCGCCGACGTCTATCGGCGGGCGCTCGGTCGAACCGGCTGCGAAACCGATCGACCGGAAACCGCAGTGGGGGGAGGCGTATGAACTACAGGTCCCTGTCGGAGCTGCGACCGCTCCGGCTCGACACGGTCGCGGCGCTCTGCGGGCTCGTGATCGCCCTGGCCCTGTTCCCGCTGCGGTTTCTCGCGTCCCAGGTCTACCTCGATACGGTCCCGATACTCCTCGGTACGGCGTGCGTGCTGTACCTCCTCTCGCTGTACCAGGGAGAGGACGCCCGGGCCGCTCCGACGCTGCCCTCGAGCGCGACGATGGCGCTCCCCGCCGTCGTCCTCGCCGGACTCGCGGCGCTCGTGACGTTGACCGTGATCCAGGGATCGCGGACGCCCCTCTTTTTCGGGGCCGCGAGCGTCGTCGGCACGCTCCTGATCGCACAGATCGTCTTCGCGCGCGACGAGGAGTTCCACCCCGGGCTGTTGCTGCTCCAGATCGTCCTGTTCGCGGTCGTCTTCCGCTTTACTGCGCTGTACGTGACGCCGGGGTACGTCGGCATCGACATCTGGACCCACACGGAACTCGTAAACGCGATCCTGGAGGAACGCTCGCTCGGCGCGATCTCCGACGACAAACACTACGCGGCGCCGTTCTATCATCTCCTGGTCGCGTCGTCGGCGCTGCTGTACGACGTCCCGATTCGCCTCGCGGTGTACCTCTCCGTGGGCGTCGTGATGCCGCTCTCGGTCCTGCTCGTGTACGCGACCACGAACCTGCTCGTCTCCCAGCGGTGGGCCGTGCTGGCGGCGGCGTTCTACGCCCTCGCGAGCCACGTCTCGATGTGGGGGATCCACCTCATCCCGACGAGCCTCGGCCTGCTGTTCTTCCTCGCGATGCTGTACGCCCTGATCCGCGTGATGCGCATCGAGTACACCGTCCGGGACTTCTCGTTGCTGGTCCTGTTCAGCGTCGCCGTGATCCTCACGCATCAGGTGTCGACGTTCATCATGCTCGTGCTGTTGCTCGCCGCGTTCGTCGCCCAGCTCGTGTTCGTCGTCGGCCCGCTCGGGCTCACGCGGCTCGATACGAGCGTCTTCCGCGCGAAGAAGCCGGTCAACCTCGTGGGCCTCGTCGTGTTCAACTTCGGGCTGACGATCTTCGTCTGGTCGCTGACGCCGTACCGGCAGGATTCGTTCCTGGCGACCGTCCTGAGCTTCTTCACGCAGACGCTCGAGGACAGTGCCGGCTTCCTCAACATCGCGAGCGGGTCGTCCGACGGCGGAGCCGAGGCCGAGGCGGCGTCGACGGCACCCTCGACGTTGCTCGATCAGGTCGTCCCCTACGTCGACGCGCTCGGCTTTCTCCTCCTGCTGGGCGCGACGTTCGTCGGCTGCCTGTACGTCGTCCACAGGCGGCGGGCGGAGCAGTCGGTGTTTACGCTCCTGCTGGCGTCGGCGTTCATGCTCGTCTTCGTCCTCGGGTTCCCGATGTTCGGGATCCACAACTTCATTCCGAACCGCTGGTTCGCGTTCCTCTTCGCGCCGATGGCCGTGCTCGGCGTGATCGGGATTCGGACGCTCAGCGGGAACGTCACGACCGCGGTCGCGGTCTCGGTCCTGTTGCTCTTCGCCCTGGTCTTTCCGGGCGCGATGATCCTCGCACCCGAGAGCAACATCGACAACCCGGTGTTCTCGGACCACCACGAGCAACTCGCGTACGACGAATCCGAACTGGCGGCGGCGGAGTCGATCGCCGAGATGACTGGCTCCCCAAGCGGCAGCGAGATCCGTCCCGATCAGCGCCTCTACACGGACCATCCGTATCAGACGCTGTTCTCTCGAACCGGGGCGTACCCGTCGACGACGACCGCGACCGTCCCCGACGACGGCGCGGCGGACCACGAGTACGCGGTCTATCGAGCCGCGCAGTCGTCGACGGCGGTCTACTTCTCCGACGAGAACGGCGAGGGACGGATCGAACGGATCTCCGAGGAACGGCTCTGCCAACCGGACCAGGCGACGGTCTACACCAACGGCGAGGTGACGATGTGTACGCCCTCGCCGGCGTCCGGTTGATCGCTAGACGGACTCTTTCTCGCCTTCGTCGCCGCTCTTGAGTTGCTCCGATCGCTGCGGGGAAACCTCGGAACGCGCTCGCTTTTGAAAACGGGGCCCGCTGACCGACCGCTGATCGCCTCGAGACGCGTTTACCGGAGCCGATCGCGAACGAACCGCAAGCAGTCGCTGACGACCGGCGCGCCGTCGACGAGCCAGAGGGCGACGATCGAGAACCCGGCGGCGAGCTGGAGGGCTACTGCAGCCGACAGACCGCCGTCGAGGAGGTGGTTCGCGTACCGGGAGAAGTAGACGACGAAGTGGTCGAACAGACCGCCGTGATCGCCCGCAGGCGACGATGCAAGCGGCCAGAGGAGCACTCGAGGCTCCGGTGGTCGTCCCGACCGCATCGGGTTGAACACGTCGGTGACGAGGTGCGAACCGTACGCGAGCGAGAACGCACCCGCGAGGATTCGATCCCCGTATCGGTCCGCCGCGACGAGGGTCGCCAGACAGACGAGTGGGACGACGAACGCGGAATGGCCGATCGCGTAGCCGGTCTCCGTGACCCCGTACGTCCAGGCGAGGGGTTTGTCGACCAGATCCGGGAGCTGTGAGCCGATCGCGATGGCGATCGTCTCGGCGGCTGACGGCGACCGCCGGAGGAAGACGTTCGTCGTCAGCGAGTAGAGCCCGTATGCGACGAGGAGATGTTCCCAGGGCCACATCATTCGACCTCGATCGGGAGCGTCACGACTCGGTACGCCTCCTCGGGGGTGGGATCGGCCGGCGGTTCTCCCTCGTACAGGAGCAGCCGCAAGCGCAGATCGTCACCCGACATCGTCGGATCGATCTCGAGGGTCTGCCGGGCGCTCTCCCCGTCCGGAACCGTCGTCCGCTGTCTGTCCAGTTCGTCCCGCTCGTGGACGGTCACGCCGCCGTCCCCGTAGCTCACCTGCTCGAGGGCGACCACCGTCGTATAGGTTCGCTCCTCGCGTTCGTGGTTCGTGATCGTTGCCTCGAGCTCCTGGGGCTGGGAATCGATTTCGTAGGTCGAGTCGTACATCGTGTCGGTCTCTCCCGTGACCGCTTCCGTTTCGATCGAGAACTCGGTGAACCCGTCGTGTTGGGGGGGACTGGCGAGCGCGAAACCGGCGCTGAGAACGACCAGCACGAGGCCGACCGCGATCGCCGCGTTGTACGGCCCCACGTTACGCCGCTCGTAGAACGAACTCCGCGAGTCGAAAAACGGTGAGGCTGACGAGAGGGACGGTGTGAACCGTCTCTCGGGCTCACAGCGGTATCGAGAGAGGATCGCGATCACGGCGAGTCCAGCTGTCAGCGCCGAAATCCCGAGGAGCACCTGATCGGCAATCAAACCCCCAGGGGTTGCGGACGCGAAAAGGGCAACTGCCGGGACGAGTGCGACGCTGAACACGATCGAGAGGACGGTCCGTTCGACCCCCTCGAGCCCCCCGCTTACCAGCAGGGGGTTTCCGAGGCCCGTCTTCCCCTCGTCGAAAGCCTGATAGTCGTCGGTCGGCCCGTCCGGAAACATCGCCGAGACGAGCGCATATCCCGGGAGAAAGCAGACGAGCGGGATCGTCAGCAGTATCCGTGCAACGCCGCCGGCGCCGGCGACGACGGCGAGCGTGAGCCCCCCGACGGCCGCGACGACGAGCGCCAGATCGAAGAACCACCAGTCTGTGTCGCTCATTTGCTCGTATCGACGGGCGGATGGGGGTTTATTATCGCTCCGGTAAACGCGGCTCGGCCGGGGCCGTTCGACGGGCGTCTGACTGGTTTCTATCACAATCTCGATATAGATTGTCTCGGCCTGAATTTCGGTCCGTATGAACTATCTCAGTGAACGCAATTAACGGAAAATCTGGGATAGATTACGGATATTTGACGTCCATATAGAGGAGAATTAAGCCGGTTTTCCGATCGAGAGATATCGGATTTCAGACCCCAGAAACAGCAAATGCAGGGTTTAAAAACAAGAAAAAATACTCACGTGACAATTAAAGTCACGCAAATTGAACCAATCCGAGGGACACGGTTTCTATCCTTTATTACCCACTTCTCTTTAGGTGGAATCGGCGCGATGAAATCGAAATCTATCAAATTGGAAGAACAGTCTGACCGAGACGTTCCCCTCGAGAACGAGTCCGGCGACGACGAGTCCGCGTTCTCGAAGGACGAAATCTTCCACCTGCTCCAGAACGAACGCCGTCGGATGGTTCTCCGGTATCTGCGCGGTACCGACGGTCCCGTCCGCATGCGCGACGTCGCGGAGCAGGTCGCCGCCTGGGAACACGATACGACCGTCGAGGAGCTCTCGTCGAAGCAGCGACAGCGCGTCTACATTCCGCTCTATCAGTCTCACCTCTCGAAGCTAGACGAGGCCGGTATCATCGACTACCAGCAGGATCGTGGCATCGTCGAGCGAAAACCGCTCGCCGATCAGTTCGACGCCTACCTCGAGATCGAACCGGGCGAGGAGTCGACGGAGGAATCGGACGACGAGGGGGCGGAGCCGAACTGGGACGACTACTACATCGGCGCCACTGCCCTCTGTTACGTCCTCGTGTTCGGCGCGGTGATCGAACTCCCGTTCATGTCGATCCTGTCGGGCCTCGGGCTCAGCGCGTTGATCCTGTTCCTCTTTACAATGCTCACGATCACCCGCTTTATCGACTGAGGACGACGGTCGTGCTCGCCGATTCGCGCCCCTATACGAGCCCGGGTACGAGCCACGCAACGAACGTAGTCGTAACGAGCATTACCGTCATCGCGGTCAGAAGAGACGCCCAGACGAGAGCGATCGCGACGAACAGGACCACGATCGACAGGGTTCCGAACACGGCGGGGGAGAACGGATTTCGACCGGCCGCTCGCGATCTCGAGCGGTCGACGATGCCCTGTGCGTCGTCGAACTCGATGTCGCCGGACGCGTCGAGTGCGGGCAGTCGCGTTCGGTGGAGCCGTTCGTGGACGGCCGCCCACGTATCGATCGGCGGCTGAGCCGGTTCGACCAGTCGGTCGGTCACCTCGTCGACCGTGGCGGGCATCTGCATCCCCTCGAGGACGGCCAGTAACTCCTCGTCGGAGTCGGGAACGAACTCGCCTGCGTCTCTCGCTTCACTCGAGAACTTCCCTTTCGGGTCGTGATAGATGGCTACTTCCGGTTCCGTGGACGTCTCGTCGTCGCGACACTCCCCCCGAGAAGTGTCCGACGAAGAGCGCAACCACGACGGCGTCAGACGCATATTCCGGCCTATCTTCCCTTGGTATATAAGCATTTTCACGGTTTATATTTCTAAACCAAAATAACAGCCGCTTAGAGCGTCTTTCAGGACGAATTTGCTGATTCCGTATCGATAAGATACCCGTCACGTTCGAGACGCGATCGGGGGTTCACGCGAGGGTCGGATTGGTCGGCCGGAGCAGGAAGGTCACCCGCGATTTCGGGCCACCCCACCGATCGAACCACCGTCGAAGGTCGACGATTCGGAGTTTGTGTCTCGCGGGCAACTCGTGGACGTGCTCGAGATCGCCGAGCAGGCGGCGGTCGAAGTCGTGGCGCTCGAAGAGCGTCTCGCGGTCCGGCCACGGGGGTTCGAACGACGAGAGAAACGGCGTCTTCCGCCGGACGAATCCCTCGATCTCGTTGAACAGCTCGGTATCGTGCGGACGATCGGGGGGTCTGTGGCGCAGAATGTCGTCGTCCAGCCGCTCGCAGGCCCGGAGGAAGGTCTCGGTCGTCCGGTGGGCCGGCGGCGTCCGGAGGTGCCAGTCGATCAGTTCTCGGTCGGTCGCCAGGAACGACGTCACGAAGTGGTCGGACAGGTGGTCGTGGAAGGGGATCGAGGGCTGATTGGCGATGCCACAGCAGGTCAGGGCGTTCTGGACGCCGTCCGCCCGCGACCGGTTCGACGCGAACTCGTCGTCGATCGCGTCCCTGACGAACGTCTCCGGATCGACGTCCAGCCCCGTCCGCTCGGCCAGGTCATAGCTCGCCTCGCGGCTGTATCCGAACTTCTCGAGGAGGGTATCGACCGGGTCCGGATCGGGGTCGAGTCGCCCGAGCGGGACGGGCTTTCCGGCGATATCGACGGTCTCGCGTGCGGTGAAGTGACCGCGGAAGAACGTATCACAGAGGAGGCCGTGATACATCGTCTCGACGTCGATTTCGTCGGCATAGCCGGCGTGATGGATGTGAAGCGACTCCTTGATCCCCTGGGAGTATCGGGCCTTCGACTCGTCGGGCCGGAGGTAGCGTTCGTCCGGCGGGAACGCGGTGTGGGCCGTACCGTACTGGTCGGCGAGACGGCTGGCACCGACCACCTCCTGTGCGTCGGGCGCGCCGACGGTGTAGCTCCGCTCGAGGTCGGGGACTTGCGAGAGGATGATCCGCGAGTCGTAGCCGGCCGAGAGCAACACCCCCTTTCGGCCGGGGAGCCTCGAGCGGCGCTCGAGCGCCCGCTCGAGGCGGTTCGCGAGGTCGCCGACGTAGTCGTGGTCGTGATCGTGGTCGTGGTCGTGATCGTGATCCTCGCGCGGCCGATACACGAACCGATCGAGGGACTCGACCGTCGTCGGCGTGAGTCGCCCGTCCATCGGGAGCCGACGCAGTTCCTCGAGGGGCGTTTTCTCGCCCAGCGCCACTCCCAGATGGAGGAACTCGAGGACGCCGTCCCGATCGGGCGTCGGATCCGCGACCGTCTCCGCCACCGCGGCGGCGTCGGTTCCGAAGACCCGAACCCCGGGGTCGTCGGTGTAGAAACACCCGCGCGACCGGACCGGGTCGGTGGCGACGAACGCCTCGTCGGTCGCCTCGTGATCGAGCATGGCCAGGTACGAGCCGTTGAGGGTCGACAAGGCCGTCGTTCCGTCGTGCTCGTATCGCTCGAGGAGCCACCGGGCCGCGTTCGACTCCCCGTCGGGGACGTAGGATTCCCCCCAGACGACGCAGCAGCCGGCGTCGTCGCCGTACGCGTCGGTCCAGCCGGTAGTGCCGAGGTCGGGATCCCTGATCCCGACCGTGAGTCTCGATCCGGTGAGCACGACGTCGAACTCGTCGTCGTCTCTGAACCGGTCGAACGCCTCTCTGTCGCCGAATACGCCGAAGAGTTCCCTGTTCATCGTGTTCGTCGTCGACTCCGCCGCACGATGCGGCGCTTGCAGGCGACCCGACGGTCCGAGCGGGAGGCCGGGTGCCCGTATACGTCGCTCCTCTTCGACTCCGGCGGACGTCTCAATAACTATGGCATCGTTAAGCCCAAGAGCCGGCCTCTCGAGGCGGTTCGCGCTCCCCTGTGGCGTCCGTCGTCCCCGCCTATCGGCTCTATAATAATGGGGTGGCCGTCGGTAGCGTCGATCCGTCAATGTCACGAACGAACGCGACTCGACGACGATTCCTCGCGCTGTCGGGTGCCGCCGGTCTCGCCGGCGTCGCCGGCTGCGCGGATCGGCTCGAGTCGGTGACCGACTCCAGCGAGGACGCCGGCAACGAGGCGACCGACGATGATCCGTCGACTCCTGCGGCGCTCACGGACGGGGTTCCGCCGATCGAAACCGAGTACGACAGCCGCGAACGGTACCGACAGCCCGGCGAGTCGCTGGACGATTTCGGCGACCTCGACGCCTGGGAGGTCGTTCGGGGATCGGGCGAAGCCGACGAGGACGTCGTCTTCGACGGCGAGCAGAGCTTCCACCTCGAGTCCGACGGCCGTGAGACGATCGTCGCGGAGCGGTCCCTCGAGGAAACGGACCTGACGGAGACGGACCTGTCTGTCGCGATTCGGACGACGACGCCGCAGAACCTGACGGTCAATCTGCGGATCGTCGACCAGTTCGGGAGCGCCCGGGTACACTCGCTTCGGGAAGTCACGTACCGGACACCGGACGTCGGCTGGTTCCGGGCGAGCCCCGGCGTCTTCGAGGAGGACGAGCACGAACCCGCGATGGACCACCTCGACCGGCTCGAGGTCCACGTCCTCCACTCGATGGAGGAGGCCGAAGTCTGGATCGACGACCTCCGCCGTCACGAGAAACCCGATGGGGGGTACGTCGTGCTGACCTGGGACGACGGGTTCCGCGACTACTACGAGACGGCGTCGCCGCTGCACGACGAGTACGGATTCCGGACGGTCCAGGCGCCGGTTCCGCGGTGGACGGAGCAGGGACGCGACGGCGTCATGTCGGTCTCGGAACT of the Halobiforma lacisalsi AJ5 genome contains:
- a CDS encoding glycosyltransferase family protein, producing the protein MNYRSLSELRPLRLDTVAALCGLVIALALFPLRFLASQVYLDTVPILLGTACVLYLLSLYQGEDARAAPTLPSSATMALPAVVLAGLAALVTLTVIQGSRTPLFFGAASVVGTLLIAQIVFARDEEFHPGLLLLQIVLFAVVFRFTALYVTPGYVGIDIWTHTELVNAILEERSLGAISDDKHYAAPFYHLLVASSALLYDVPIRLAVYLSVGVVMPLSVLLVYATTNLLVSQRWAVLAAAFYALASHVSMWGIHLIPTSLGLLFFLAMLYALIRVMRIEYTVRDFSLLVLFSVAVILTHQVSTFIMLVLLLAAFVAQLVFVVGPLGLTRLDTSVFRAKKPVNLVGLVVFNFGLTIFVWSLTPYRQDSFLATVLSFFTQTLEDSAGFLNIASGSSDGGAEAEAASTAPSTLLDQVVPYVDALGFLLLLGATFVGCLYVVHRRRAEQSVFTLLLASAFMLVFVLGFPMFGIHNFIPNRWFAFLFAPMAVLGVIGIRTLSGNVTTAVAVSVLLLFALVFPGAMILAPESNIDNPVFSDHHEQLAYDESELAAAESIAEMTGSPSGSEIRPDQRLYTDHPYQTLFSRTGAYPSTTTATVPDDGAADHEYAVYRAAQSSTAVYFSDENGEGRIERISEERLCQPDQATVYTNGEVTMCTPSPASG
- a CDS encoding DUF7344 domain-containing protein, producing MKSKSIKLEEQSDRDVPLENESGDDESAFSKDEIFHLLQNERRRMVLRYLRGTDGPVRMRDVAEQVAAWEHDTTVEELSSKQRQRVYIPLYQSHLSKLDEAGIIDYQQDRGIVERKPLADQFDAYLEIEPGEESTEESDDEGAEPNWDDYYIGATALCYVLVFGAVIELPFMSILSGLGLSALILFLFTMLTITRFID
- a CDS encoding polysaccharide deacetylase family protein codes for the protein MSRTNATRRRFLALSGAAGLAGVAGCADRLESVTDSSEDAGNEATDDDPSTPAALTDGVPPIETEYDSRERYRQPGESLDDFGDLDAWEVVRGSGEADEDVVFDGEQSFHLESDGRETIVAERSLEETDLTETDLSVAIRTTTPQNLTVNLRIVDQFGSARVHSLREVTYRTPDVGWFRASPGVFEEDEHEPAMDHLDRLEVHVLHSMEEAEVWIDDLRRHEKPDGGYVVLTWDDGFRDYYETASPLHDEYGFRTVQAPVPRWTEQGRDGVMSVSELQERQDEGDQIVVHGTHEPIHEYEDESTIERRLRQDKRWFVDNGFEGANYIVFPHNSFDKTSLEHATGYHYCGGFNQAGNVNTTSVHGFDPLALPRTIGHDLDISKRCVDLAAAHNQCTILNFHAFEADNTMSEGDYEELLAHIDEADVEVITFDDLWELRTSRQS
- a CDS encoding asparagine synthetase B family protein translates to MNRELFGVFGDREAFDRFRDDDEFDVVLTGSRLTVGIRDPDLGTTGWTDAYGDDAGCCVVWGESYVPDGESNAARWLLERYEHDGTTALSTLNGSYLAMLDHEATDEAFVATDPVRSRGCFYTDDPGVRVFGTDAAAVAETVADPTPDRDGVLEFLHLGVALGEKTPLEELRRLPMDGRLTPTTVESLDRFVYRPREDHDHDHDHDHDHDYVGDLANRLERALERRSRLPGRKGVLLSAGYDSRIILSQVPDLERSYTVGAPDAQEVVGASRLADQYGTAHTAFPPDERYLRPDESKARYSQGIKESLHIHHAGYADEIDVETMYHGLLCDTFFRGHFTARETVDIAGKPVPLGRLDPDPDPVDTLLEKFGYSREASYDLAERTGLDVDPETFVRDAIDDEFASNRSRADGVQNALTCCGIANQPSIPFHDHLSDHFVTSFLATDRELIDWHLRTPPAHRTTETFLRACERLDDDILRHRPPDRPHDTELFNEIEGFVRRKTPFLSSFEPPWPDRETLFERHDFDRRLLGDLEHVHELPARHKLRIVDLRRWFDRWGGPKSRVTFLLRPTNPTLA
- a CDS encoding DUF1616 domain-containing protein — translated: MSDTDWWFFDLALVVAAVGGLTLAVVAGAGGVARILLTIPLVCFLPGYALVSAMFPDGPTDDYQAFDEGKTGLGNPLLVSGGLEGVERTVLSIVFSVALVPAVALFASATPGGLIADQVLLGISALTAGLAVIAILSRYRCEPERRFTPSLSSASPFFDSRSSFYERRNVGPYNAAIAVGLVLVVLSAGFALASPPQHDGFTEFSIETEAVTGETDTMYDSTYEIDSQPQELEATITNHEREERTYTTVVALEQVSYGDGGVTVHERDELDRQRTTVPDGESARQTLEIDPTMSGDDLRLRLLLYEGEPPADPTPEEAYRVVTLPIEVE
- a CDS encoding metal-dependent hydrolase codes for the protein MWPWEHLLVAYGLYSLTTNVFLRRSPSAAETIAIAIGSQLPDLVDKPLAWTYGVTETGYAIGHSAFVVPLVCLATLVAADRYGDRILAGAFSLAYGSHLVTDVFNPMRSGRPPEPRVLLWPLASSPAGDHGGLFDHFVVYFSRYANHLLDGGLSAAVALQLAAGFSIVALWLVDGAPVVSDCLRFVRDRLR
- a CDS encoding glycosyltransferase, which codes for MKVLQLATSPRPFFEQQVAALERKGVDCTVLTAPGEHEGDSSRSPTAYAKFYSKVLAEVRSTEYDLVHANYGLVAPLAVAQPVRPIVLTLWGTDLLGEQSWLRSLSRFGARWADAAIVPSRPMSRELEVDHELLPFAVDTDLFRPIPRETARTCVGWESDRPIALFPYDRTRAVKDFPRAKRIVERADVDVDLRPVSGVAYEEMPYYMNASDVLLVTSRRESGPMVVKEAAACNLPIVSTDVGFVRETVDGVTNCVVGDDDGELVDGLERVLADGKRTDARESIDGLGLDAFGDRLADVYRRALGRTGCETDRPETAVGGGV